In a single window of the Centroberyx gerrardi isolate f3 chromosome 17, fCenGer3.hap1.cur.20231027, whole genome shotgun sequence genome:
- the ttc8 gene encoding tetratricopeptide repeat protein 8 gives MEVTMDPLFLAWSYFRRRKFQQCSDICSKILEDSPYDQAAWSLKTRALTEMVYIDEVEVDQEGIAEMMLDESSIAQVARPGTSLRLPGTSHGGGPTPAVRPMTQSGRPITGFVRPSTQSGRPGTMEQAIKTPRTASTARPVTSASGRYVRLGTASMLTNPEGPFINLSRLNLAKYSQKPNLSKTLFEYIFHHENDVKNGLDLAAQATEHAQFKDWWWKVQLGKCYYRLGLYREAEKQFRSALNHQEVVDTYLYLAKVYQRLDQPITALNLFKQGLDHFPGEVTLLTGIARIHEEMNNITSATEYYKDVLKQDNTHVEAIACIGSNHFYTDQPEIALRFYRRLLQMGVYNCQLYNNLGLCCFYAQQYDMTLSSFERALALVANDEEQADVWYNIGHVAVGIGDLTLAYQCFKLALAFNNDHAEAYNNLAVLELRKGRIEQSKAFLQTAASLAPHMYEPHFNLSTLSEKIGDLQSSYTAAQRSEDAFPEHVDTQQLLKQLRQHFAVL, from the exons ATGGAAGTAACGATGGACCCTTTGTTTCTCGCATGGAGCTATTTCCGGAGGCGAAAGTTCCAACAATGTTCTGATATTTGTTCAAAAATATTAGAGGACAGCCCGTACGACCAG gCTGCATGGAGTTTGAAAACCCGTGCTCTGACAGAGATGGTATACATAGATGAAGTTGAGGTAGACCAGGAGGGGATTGCTGAGATGATGCTGGATGAGAGCTCTATTGCTCAGGTTGCAC GCCCTGGAACATCATTGAGACTCCCGGGAACAAGTCATGGCGGCGGTCCCACACCGGCTGTCAG GCCTATGACCCAGTCAGGGCGTCCTATCACAGGATTTGTGAGACCCAGCACACAGTCGGGGAGACCTGGGACGATGGAGCAGGCCATCAAGACCCCCCGCACCGCAAGCACTGCTCGTCCTGTCACTAGTGCTTCTGGGAGATACGTCCGTCTGGGAACA GCCTCCATGTTAACCAATCCAGAAGGACCATTTATAAACTTATCAAGACTAAATTTGGCCAAGTATTCCCAAAAGCCCAATTTATCCAAG ACATTGTTTGAGTACATCTTCCATCATGAAAatgatgtgaaaaat GGTTTAGATTTGGCTGCTCAAGctactgagcatgctcagttcAAAGACTGGTGGTGGAAAGTCCAGCTAGGAAAATGTTACTACAG acttggtttatATCGAGAAGCAGAAAAACAGTTTCGATCAGCTCTCAATCACCAAGAGGTGGTGGATACATACCTCTACCTTGCTAAG GTGTATCAGCGCCTGGATCAACCAATAACAGCACTGAACCTCTTCAAGCAAGGCTTGGACCACTTTCCAGGCGAGGTCACTCTCCTAACAGGAATCGCTCGCATACATGAG GAGATGAACAACATTACCTCGGCCACAGAGTACTACAAAGATGTCCTGAAGCAAGACAACACTCATGTGGAAGCTATTGCCTGTATAGGCAGCAATCACTTCTACACCGACCAGCCTGAGATCGCCCTGCGCTTCTACAG ACGGTTGCTCCAGATGGGTGTGTATAACTGCCAGCTGTACAACAACCTGGGCCTGTGCTGCTTCTACGCCCAGCAGTACGACATGACTCTGTCCTCATTTGAGAGGGCTCTGGCCCTGGTGGCCAATGACGAAGAGCAGGCTGATGTCTGGTACAACATAGGACATGTGGCTGTG GGCATAGGGGACTTGACACTGGCCTATCAGTGCTTTAAACTGGCTTTGGCTTTTAATAATGACCATGCCGAGGCCTACAACAACCTTGCCGTGCTCGAGCTGCGCAAAGGTCGTATCGAACAg TCGAAAGCCTTCCTGCAGACAGCTGCATCACTGGCCCCTCACATGTATGAGCCGCACTTCAATCTCTCCACTCTTTCTGAAAAG ATTGGAGATCTACAGAGCAGCTACACTGCTGCCCAAAGGTCTGAGGATGCCTTTCCCGAGCACGTTGACACCCAGCAGCTTCTCAAACAACTTCGCCAGCACTTTGCAGTGCTGTGA
- the LOC139930872 gene encoding uncharacterized protein LOC139930872 produces the protein MESIENSESRFDGVYNKLIYQEDFSADEHPLDSNPHQQQVSMSMVRAGPSLRHYRLAAVSLALLAALLLAVDIGLGVYYSKLTGGHLPYGITHISNELTKLQDTYKTAIQTVDEAKKQLAREISQQELTKWELEHQKRRSNDYKGQIDQIQQRNAALQSHIPMSKEGCRHCLPGWIFLNSVCYYIPLSDTITRKGWHEAREKCKRDGADLAVIDSSEKQLSISQVINGQGFSGPTGHNGFWIGLRDEQEEGTWKWLDGTTLIEGYWNDGEPNDQFNEDCAAVYPRSNPFKAWNDAPCRHPLKWICEMAARSMS, from the exons ATGGAGAGCATAGAAAATTCAGAGAGCCGTTTTGATGGTGTATATAACAAATTGATTTATCAAGAGGATTTCAGTGCAGATGAACATCCTCTCGATTCTAACCCACACCAGCAACAAG TGTCCATGTCCATGGTCAGAGCTGGACCCAGTTTGAGACATTACAGACTGGCTGCAGTGAGTCTGGCGCTGCTTGCTGCTCTTCTGTTAGCAGTTGATATTGGCCTGGGAGTCTATT ATAGCAAACTCACAGGTGGGCACCTTCCATATGGTATAACACACATCAGCAATGAGCTGACCAAACTCCAAGATACTTACAAGACTGCAATCCAAACCGTGGATGAGGCCAAGAAACAGCTGGCAAGAGAGATCAGTCAGCAGGAACTAACCAAGTGGGAGCTTGAACACCAGAAGAGAAGAAGCAATGACTATAAAGGGCAGATTGACCAAATTCAGCAGAGAAATGCAGCATTGCAATCCCACATCCCAATGAGTA AGGAGGGCTGCAGACACTGTTTACCAGGATGGATTTTTCTGAACTCAGTTTGTTACTACATACCTTTGTCTGACACTATCACACGCAAAGGTTGGCACGAGGCCAGAGAAAAGTGCAAGAGGGACGGAGCTGACTTGGCAGTCATAGACAGCAGCGAGAAACAG tTGTCAATAAGTCAAGTGATAAATGGTCAAGGCTTCTCAGGACCCACTGGCCACAATGGCTTCTGGATTGGGCTGAGAGATGAGCAAGAGGAAGGGACTTGGAAATGGCTGGATGGAACAACACTGATCGAGGG GTACTGGAATGATGGAGAACCTAATGATCAGTTTAATGAGGACTGTGCAGCTGTGTATCCCAGAAGCAATCCCTTCAAGGCCTGGAACGACGCCCCGTGCAGACATCCACTCAAGTGGATTTGTGAAATGGCAGCAAGGTCTATGAGTTAA
- the LOC139930848 gene encoding uncharacterized protein LOC139930848: protein MESIENSESRFDGVYNKLICQEDFSADEHPLDSNPHQQQVSMSMVRAGPTLRHYRLAAVSLALLAALLLAVDIGLGVYYSKLTGGHLPYGITHISNELTKLQDTYKTAIQTVDEAKKQLAREISQQELTKWELEHQKRRSNDYKGQIDQIQQRNAALQSHIPMSKEGCRHCLPGWIFLNSVCYYIPLSDTITPKGWHEAREKCKRDGADLAVIDSSEKQLSISQVINGQGFSGPIGHNGFWIGLRDEQEEGTWKWLDGTTLIEGYWNDGEPNDQYNEDCAAVYHRINPFKAWNDAPCRHPLKWICEMAANSELTL, encoded by the exons ATGGAGAGCATAGAAAATTCAGAAAGCCGTTTTGATGGTGTATATAACAAATTGATTTGTCAAGAGGATTTCAGTGCAGATGAACATCCTCTCGATTCTAACCCACACCAGCAACAAG TGTCCATGTCCATGGTCAGAGCTGGACCCACTTTGAGACATTACAGACTGGCTGCAGTGAGTCTGGCGCTGCTTGCTGCTCTTCTGTTAGCAGTTGATATTGGCCTGGGAGTCTATT ATAGCAAACTCACAGGTGGGCACCTTCCATATGGTATAACACACATCAGCAATGAGCTGACCAAACTCCAAGATACTTACAAGACTGCAATCCAAACCGTGGATGAGGCCAAGAAACAGCTGGCAAGAGAGATCAGTCAGCAGGAACTAACCAAGTGGGAGCTTGAACACCAGAAGAGAAGAAGCAATGACTATAAAGGGCAGATTGACCAAATTCAGCAGAGAAATGCAGCATTGCAATCCCACATCCCAATGAGTA AGGAGGGCTGCAGACACTGTTTACCAGGATGGATTTTTCTGAACTCAGTTTGTTACTACATACCTTTGTCTGACACTATCACACCCAAAGGTTGGCACGAGGCCAGAGAAAAGTGCAAGAGGGACGGAGCTGACTTGGCAGTCATAGACAGCAGCGAGAAACAG tTGTCAATAAGTCAAGTGATAAATGGTCAAGGCTTCTCAGGACCCATTGGCCACAATGGCTTCTGGATTGGGCTGAGAGATGAGCAAGAGGAAGGGACTTGGAAATGGCTGGATGGAACAACACTGATCGAGGG GTACTGGAATGATGGAGAACCTAATGATCAGTATAATGAGGACTGTGCAGCTGTGTATCACAGAATCAACCCCTTCAAGGCCTGGAACGACGCCCCGTGCAGACATCCACTCAAGTGGATTTGTGAAATGGCAGCAAACTCTGAGTTAACACTGTAA